The nucleotide sequence TTCACTTCAATATGCCAAAACACTCTACTATGCTTGATAGATAAATTAAGCATCATATAAGACTAGTGggaataattttattaaacaaaTCCCACAAAATCTTTTAGTATTTCAGAAAAAGGAAAGCATTTCTTCGTAATTAGCAAAATATTCTGGTTATACATATGTTGAAGCCCTGTTTACATAGTAAGCTATACAAAGTAACTCTTAAGAAACCCTTTCCCCATTTCATCCTTGTCTTACAAAATTAGTCTCTGAAAAGTGTAATTTGTCGGAAATCGACAGAAAGTTCACTCGTTGTCCTTAACTGTTTGCTCACTTGTGGGTCACTATTGGCCAGCAAAAGTTGCGGACTCTGAAACAAAACTTAAGCCCGGCCCGAGACATGGTTTTCAAGTTAAATTGCGTGGAAATCTTGGCTGCGATACAAAAACTGTATACCCCTCCACAAAGACAAAAACTCACACATGTGCATCAAGgaccaaacacacacacaataaGATCCTTTGTTGGCTGACTCCTGGATTAGGTTCCGTTGCATTGCTCGCGCGCTGCTTTGCCAGTcactttaaataaaatatgtttggTCTTTTGCTCCGCTCTCCAGCTCACGGGCTCAAAGTCTGCGGCAGTGTTTCAAATGTGTTTCCAACCTAATGCCCCCGAAAATCCTTCTCCGTCCCAGCATAATCCCCAGCATATTGCTTTGCCCAGAGCCAGAGGACGTGGACAGGGGCATgggatcgggatcgggatcgggaatgggaatgggaatgagAAAAGGAGCGGGAAAAGGACACGGCCACAAGTCCGGACTGAGACTTGAAAGTGTGTGTACTTTTCTGCTCGACTTGAATTTCAACAGAAGCTGGAAAAATACACTTGAAAAAAATACTacctacattttaattataataaaatattttccatgTAAGGGACTCTTTTCGAGTCATATCTTAAGAACCATAcctattattaaaaaaaaccttAGTGAACATATAtaaatgttataaaatatagGTTATTCCTTGTGtaacataaaaaaaattatatcaaaGGACATTATCACATTCTGGAATAATACAGAAATAAAGCTTAGttatttagaaaatataaatagtattattttaataccgaACTAATTTTTTGGTTCACTgtacaacattatcattttGTATTAAAACGATGTATCACTTCTAAGATTCGTTATAAGATCTAATAAAACTATATAGAgatcaaatattattttaattattttgaaCATTAAcacaatatttaaaacattccTAATGTTTTGATAAATTGAAATAATacttgtttatttttgagtCTTATCAAGGTTTTTAATTCTTAGCGATTTTTAtagaaaaatgattttttaataatgGGAGTAATGGGAAATACTATAGAAACCGTTTTTTCGACTGTGAGTGGAACGAATAACCCCGTCGCTGAAATAGTCAAAGTGCTTTACTTTATCTCTAGGTGGGCGTGTGCCACTCCCCCTTTTCCCACCCCCTCCAACGCCACCACCCCCTCATTCCCCGTGGGCCACCCTGTTTGTGGATCTGTCTGGCTTAGCTGCTACTTTCGCAGTTTTGTTTGTGGCTCGCCGTATCCTGTATTTCTCCCTGAGtttgcgagtgtgtgtgtggtgtgacTTTCACGCTCAACGCTGGATGTGTTAAGCGCAAATACGAAGCATTTTCCGCATTTCCCCACCTTTCACCAGCATTTCCACCCCGCTTTTCCGACTGATACTATACTTACTCTCCCTGGACTCGACGGTGGTGTGGGTCACCTGCTTGGATGGCGTAGATGGCAAAGGTATTTCTGCAAATGGAATTGAATAACATTGCATAATTAATAATTAGAAAGGCAGAATCCCGACagcaaaaaatatacaaaattatacaaaatggTTTTTCATTACATTATGTTTGCAGAATTTATGCCGGTTGCTGTTCATTGGTTTACTATGTCAAGTATGGGGTTTCTCTACATTTAAGGTCCAATGCACACTTTCCCAGCTTCGTTTCAAGTTGATCTCGGCACAAAGTGTGcataaattaaagaaattttaCTTTTAGTTAAAAGCCCTTTGGGTTTCAGCCATAAAACCAATTAGGCTTCTAGGCTGAACCTGGGGGAAATCTTAGTAATTACTGGTAAATCAGTTTTTATAAGCAGTTTAACATTGGACTTTATGGCTGGCCTCAAAATGTTGCCTACTTTTTGGGGTAacatattaattaattaatttaacagAAAGCCATAAGAAGTCAGAAAATGTATATGAACCAATTTAAGTGGTACTAAAAGTTAACGTATTTATATAACTCAACAACTTTTGTTCCAAAACCTAATGATATTGAATTTAAACTTTTCACAACGAACCCCAAAGCAAATGAAAAAGACTAAGAAGCCAAGTTGTACGTGTGTTTGCAATAACCTTTAGGATATCTTAGACTTTGGCCTTCTGCACAGGCAACTTGTAAACATCAGAAGACCCCAAAAAACAGGCAAAGtgcataaaaaataaataaataaatgcagCCAGCACCCACGTTCGTACATATATAGACTAGATATATACTATATGTAGTTCCTTGGGCTAGCAAACGATACAAAGTCAAACAATTCCGAAATTCACCTTTATTTTCCGTTTACGTTTATGGTGAATGTGTCTCCGTGTTGCCACGGGGTATGATGATACTTGGTTTTTGGTGGGGATGGTATGGTGGAATGTGATGGGGATACTGAAAATGGGTGGTTAGGAGTGAAGAATGCGGGGCAGATAGGGCCAGACACCAGCCAGCAGCCACCGCTCGTTTAGTTTTACGCTCTGGAGGACAACCTATAGTGCACATATAGGGTCGTGTGGATTCCGGGTCTATAGGTAAAAGCTTTTGGCAAAATTGTGCCACAAAGGGCGAACGATATTGCATTGCTGGGGGTGGGAGatgtgtgtgtatctgtgtgtttgCCGTAACTAGTGCACTTAAGTCACCAATACAAATGCACTTACCGTAAACACGTATGGAGCCTTCCGTTTCCCCCAGCGAGTTCTTCGAGATGCATCGATAGTTGCCAAAGTCACCATACTGTAGGTTTCTTATCGTCAGCTTCATGTGGGCACTGCAATAGGTTGGGATAGTATACGTTAAGCTCAAGGATATATCCATAGAACAGCTTATCTGCCCAACTTTTTGGgattggggggggggggtccAAAACATTTGCACTTGCACCTGACCCCCAAAAGGCAAAGTGCAAATGCAtgataaatatttaacaacACAATTTTCGATGTTGCCTGcggtttgtttttatattctttattctgtttttgttttaaagtGACTTACCGATAGGAGTTCTCCGTGTAGTCGGTCTTATATTTCTTACTCGGCAATACCATCACCGAGTTGTATACCCAATAGATGATGGCCCTGCAGGGggttaaaaaaacatttcggAATTACCAGTTAAACTGAAATCGAATGTAAACGAAAATGTGATTCACACACATGCACACGGAATGAAGAAAACTAATCAAATTCTCAAATgaaagtaaatattttaacaaaatcAAAGGCAAATCGAATAAGTAAAATTCAAAAGAGACACACAGGGCAGTTGAAATGTTCACAGATACACACAAGTAACTGCAATCAGGTGCAGGGTAATCTTTTATAAATtcactaaaaataaaatggttTAAACTGAGACATGGTATAAgccaaaaaaatttataaaataaagacCTTCAAACTTGTTGCTTACTGTGGCAAAATTGATTAAAAACtttctggtttttttttttaatccatGTTAAAGAGGTTTAAAACTTTGGATACATATTTAAATCTATAGGGAcatagtattttttttttaatttcacagCTTTTATTACAGTACAAAATTGATGTAATTAAAAGCATCATACTAAAAACAAATGTAAATACATTTTTCCTTAAATGTTATTGAGTTAAAAAGGAAGGGTGTAACAGAAAATCCTAAATGTATATTTCTCAGACACTCAGCTTAAATGTGTGCTACATAAAAATGAACAGAAATAAATGTAGTAGGGGGAAAACTAAATGCAAAAAGGAGGAATTCCGAAGAGACTCACTTGGGATGCGCCTCCGTGTGGCAATCGATGGTTACATCTGTGCCGGATGGAGCGCCAACAAGTTGATTCGGCACCCAAATCATCGGAGAAACTGTGGATAGAGAGGGGTTGAGTCGGAAAAATAGGTTGATATGGTACGTTAGCAAATGTAAACGGCACCTGGGGGAAAACTCAGGTGGTTGCAAAAGGCATGGGGGAAAAGTGTCGTTTCAAAGCACGCATAAGCGGCAGAATTACGCCTGTTCAACTATTTCCAGCTCTGTCTATCTGCTCTTTTTTTTCGCCAGCTTAAAATGAAAGTGCAATGACAAAGCTGGAAAACTTGGTCGAGAAAGGCAGACAGCATATAAGTGGAGTGATATACAATATGGCTAAGACAACACGTCAGCAAAACGAGGCTACTACCAAAAGAAATTACGTTTAGCAGGAAGTACGTGCAGCAGATGGGTTTGTCACTTAAGTTGGCTGTGGACACAGAAGAGGTTCCAAGGAgccaattatattttattcttACTCAAAAGTGTTCTAAATATTATTGTTGAgccataaatatatatttaggaATTAAGCCACCTACTTAAATTACTTTTACTTAACAGACTTTcagattaaaaaacatttttgcaTACTTTTCAGCATTCTTGGAAAtgatttcatatttttacaGATTTCTGTAGAAACTTTTCATAAATcgtttttaataaataatctTAAAGATTGTGCTTATATTAAATGGATAGCGATAAATATTCTTCAAGTATTTTCCTGGTTTTCTTTAACTACATTTCTCCAGACCTTTTATCCCCATAAAAAGCTAACCCATCCCTTACCCTCAATCGTTCACCATCAGTCTTTGTCTGTCTCAATATATTGGGCCTTCCATCTCACTTAACACGAAATATGTGtgctttttttaaacttttcaaGCCAACCTCAACGAGACTGTATATTAGGTTGCGCATTTCCAACCACCCAACTCTAAACACGAAACCGAAACCCAAAACCCCTTTACCAACCGAACAACAAAATTGAAAGGAGAAACTAGCTAGTTGGAAATTTTAAACGCTACTGACAATGCCTACCCACCTGCAATATGAGGTTTGCTGCTCCTTGCCaggtgccacgccccctttcaACGCCCCCGGTTCAGCCACGCACAAAAGCGTTCATAATAAAATAGAGAGAAGAAGGTACACTGGCGCCCACACGGCGAAACAGAAAAACGCCGTCAAAGTCATACGTGCAACGCCGGCAAGTGACTTTATTGCAGGTACGTGACGTGAATTATTGTCAAGGGGGGCGAAATTTGTGGAACAGGAGCGTAGTCAGGGGGGGCAGTTAGAGGGGGAGGGAGAGCAGCAGAGGCTGGCTGAAACTCGTTAGGATTAACAAGCGTTTACTGGCGCACGGCGTGCAACGGCAACTTTTACGCCCAGCGACAGGACACCATGCATACATATCTCCTGTTCAAAaatgcactgagaaaaattgctatcaaaaatatatgttcTTTATATGTCTTTTTTTAGagaaaatacgatttttttgaGTGCCCATTTGtcatagttttttttttgcttcttTACGTTTTAAAACTAAGTTTCAATCTAAGATATCAATCTAATATATCTTTGTCTCAACAAAATGGGATTTACTAGGTACCTTCGTTAAAAAAAAGGGTTGTGAAATAATAttcaatataataataaagtatATTCACGTCACACTCTTTGTTTTATTAACCTGGATCCAACTAGTTTTTTCAGTactgaaagaaaaaaaaacattaactAGTTCTTAAAGCTTTAAAATGTAATGATtacttttttttcaaaatgtattattttaaagttgtaaaATCTTTTGTGAGAATCATTCAGCTTTTCTTTATTGCTATCATTAATATAATTTCTATTAACATATAATCTATATAGTATAATTTTAATATGAGTTCTAAAGAACTTTGTAAGATTTCTTGAAgcaaatattatatatatctatattgACAAAAACCTAACCGTTGATCCTACCAATAACATATCATAATACTATGTATctatgatttttttttctttgaaaatttgaatctatattttttttcccaGCGTATTCTATACATGTATCCGCTGTTATATATCAGATGCATTAGATGGCGCCAGCTTAGCTGCGTTTGTCACTCATTGCCGGAGCAACGAGCGTGCAGTTAAATTGATGAGCAGCAGGTACGAACAGGAGGCTCTGCTCAGCTCCATGAAGGAATATGGCACGAAAAGCAGATAGTGGATGGCTGGAAGGCGGGATGGCTGGATGGCTGGATGGATGCCAGTTAGCCGGGATGGCCGGATGGATAGATAGATGGATGGATAGCCTGGCTGGATGAATGGCCTGCTCGCGTTCCGGTAAGTGCGCGCGCGTGTTTGAACTAAATTGACAAAGGCAGCCAACGAGGGGGCTAATATAATATGCACCCTCCCAAAGGATCCCTCAAACCCACACAGATTGGTACAGTTTTCATTCACCAGTTAGTTGGGCGACTCAGGTCTCAGGCACCATGCTCCACTTGTATCGAATACTTACACTCCACATCGAGAATGATCCGCTTGGACACCGAGGGCGGTACTCCATTGGTGGCGATGCACAGATAGGCGCCCATTTCATTCCGGCTCACTTTGCTCAGCGGCAGGACATCGCCATCGTACACGAGAACTGTTGTTTTCCACGGGGGTTTCGGTTTTGGAGGTGAATTTCCGGAACATGGAAATATACATGCGAGATTTAGAGGGGTGATTAGGGAGTTCATTTCCTATATTTTACAAATGGCATGTTATCCTAAAGTTATTGCCCTAATCAGGAAGACTTGCCATTAAAAACGTGATACCCCTAGGAATCACATTACAATATTCATTTGTTTCTAAACGAAATGTCATTTAATTGACCTTTTAATTATCAAGATGGATGTTTGATATACTGTTTGAAAGAAAGCTCAATTGTGTTGTCCATTTACAAGTCaaagaatattaaaatgtagacTCTAATGGTTCAGATGATATagcaaaataaacatataatattaaagtttTCCAAGTACACAAGGAAGGGGCTTAAAGTCAAATAGAATTCGACAATATATCTCAAGATTAAGAATCGGAACAGCCTGATAGTGAATTTGAGTGAaactaattaaattttaaacatcCTGAGATTATAAATATTCTTAGGAGAGAAAAAAGTTTACTTTTTATTGCAAACAAATCGAAATCAtaaacattaaatattttctttcttttgctttcattttgtaataagatattaaaaaacatttaaatcaACTCCTTACCCTCATCACACCTAccttttttcttcttttcgaCGGCAATTTCCTCGCCATCCTCCCGCCGCCAAATGATTTTTGGGGCCGGAAAGCCATCGGCCCGACATGTCATGTTGATATTTTGATTTTCGCGCACGGCCACCGACGATGGCGTACTCTCAATGTCCAAAATGTTTGGGGGAACTGGGGGAACATTGAAATCCCAATCAACGTCAGTTTTTTAAAAGGGGGATACCGTTCGGGGGAATACTCACCGACCACCTGTAGATAGCCGACTTGGCTAATCATCGGATTCGTGTTGACCTGGCACATATAGTAGCCGCGATCATCCTGATGAGCCTGATTCACGTGAAGCAGCCACGTATTGTCGGTGTAGGTGATGCTATATCTCGGAATCCTCGATATCACATGCCGGTGGATGGTCAGTATCATTTGCCTGTCGATGTGAATCCAGGCCACCTGCCAAATGAGGGTAACTTTCAAAATCGATTCGCTTAATATGCCAGCTAAGGCCGAAAGACTTTAAGGCCTTCTTTAAAGACCCAACTATCCACTATCTACCAGATTGACTCCAAGCTAAAACACATGTGGAGCCCCTGCCATTATAAATGAACGTCATGTTGTGACGCAGGACCCGAGGATAAAGCCAGCTTGACAGCTGTTTCCGCATTTTTAATacacttttattttttgctcCTTCTGTTCGCACTTTCTTTGGATTTCATTTTGCCTTGGCTCTAAAGGACATGATACACCGAGAGATATAATGTTTTTaagataaaattttatttcgtatCAAAAAGTAGGCATATTTTTTAagattcaaattaaaaatcacccatttaaaacatactttccgagatatatacaataaaattaaattcaaactTTTATATCATGCATTAActagaaaatattatattcactgcattatatatactttttttttaaattcaatcaATAGTTTAGTATATAAGTATAACTTTTAGACTTAATCAATATGACCCTTCAGGTTATAGGGCCTTCAACCTAGATTTTCTTAAGGTTTACAAAAGGTTTCTTTATAAAAGTGGCCAAGCAATCATTTCAACTTTGGATCTTTTCTGTAGTAATTTTCCCCTTTATACCATTTTTTTACTCTGTGCTGGAGAGACGGATTCTTTCATGGTGGAAGGATTTTCCCGGCCTTGAGTCGGCAGCAAACTTTTCAAACTTGCCCTCAGCAGCGGCACTGACAGCAATGAGTTTCTCGCTTTACTGTCCTCCACTCTGCCATTTTCCTCATGTCCAGGCCAATGTTGACAAAAGTCCAATAAGAGCGAGGAGTAAGGACTCGTGTCCTAACTGGATGGTCCTGCTGGTGGTCCTGGGGACAGTGTTTTATATGAAGTTGATATGGCGAGTAAATATTTGTGATTTGTTATGAGCTCGCCGCTGTGTGCCAGCAGCTGAGGGAGATAAATGATAAGTGATTTTCCAGCCATTTTGTTTGGTCAAGAGAGCACCAGAGGTCCTTGGCTTATTGTGGATTAGTTGCATATATGCAGGCAGTGCAGGCCAGGACCCATAAATTGTGTCTCCGGGCAAACAAAAGTTCGACTTGCTAATGACAGGCGAAAGTCATCGGTTGGTAAGGCCGGAATTTTCATTGTATTTCGGCGTATAACTTTGATGGGCCTTGCCTTTATCTTTAGCTGCCTATTGAGTGCCCAAAAAGTCTGTCATTCTGCCTtcctgtcagtcagtcagccaATTGCTTCGGTTCTTGTGCAATTTGGGAAATTGATTTTTGACACTGTCCGTCTCGGTTGCAAGCTCCTTCATCAAGTGGCCGAGCTTCGACCAGGGCGTTCATTTTACGCACGATTTATGACAGTTTTCCCCCTGTTTTCCCCACCTCCTCGGGGTTTTCCCTTCCCGGAATTTCCCCATTTCCCCATTTCTCACCTTGTAACCACCCAAATGCTCCACAACACAGGGCAGATTGGCATCTCGACCCACGGCAACGGTGACGTTTGGTATCGGCTGGGCAAAACGTGGCTCATCCATCATGACTGCAAATGGAAAGTGTTGGGGAAAGTCGGTTAGTTAATGAGTGAGAGAGTCAACTAAAGAAACCTAATTCTTCGGCTGACCAGCGAAATTTTCCTTTGGCCATAGACGAAGCTTAATTGCGCTGAATAATGGTCAAATAAGGGTCGAATTTCTACTGTCAAGGGCTTCGCATAAACAATTCAAGGCGTTACATAACTTATTAAGCGGAAAATTGATCAATCTGGTTTGGATTAAGTGATAAATTTTCCTTATTAcaaattgtttttcttttcattACTCAAAAGAAGTCCAAAAAagtaacattttaaaaattttaattcacACCTATTTCTATAAGCaccaataaattaatataaaaaataaatcctAAAGCAAaccaaattttaaattaaatactaTTAAATAATACCTATCCTTTTAAATAAGtcaaaaaaatcaaaaggaAAACTTAAGTTTGGTTAATTTTCCACTCCTTTTCCTGATCGTTAAAATTCCACCTAAATTCTTACCAAAGTTGCAAGGAAATTTAGTGCCAAAAATAGTTTGTGAAAAATGTTTAAGTACATATGAATAATTTGTGTGGAAGACATACTCAGAGCCACAGTTCCAGTTTAAGTT is from Drosophila suzukii chromosome 3, CBGP_Dsuzu_IsoJpt1.0, whole genome shotgun sequence and encodes:
- the DIP-delta gene encoding lachesin, producing MFILTVIKLLLIALNIFPSRFTSRRIMFLIYMTNLVTHVMMDEPRFAQPIPNVTVAVGRDANLPCVVEHLGGYKVAWIHIDRQMILTIHRHVISRIPRYSITYTDNTWLLHVNQAHQDDRGYYMCQVNTNPMISQVGYLQVVVPPNILDIESTPSSVAVRENQNINMTCRADGFPAPKIIWRREDGEEIAVEKKKKVLVYDGDVLPLSKVSRNEMGAYLCIATNGVPPSVSKRIILDVEFSPMIWVPNQLVGAPSGTDVTIDCHTEAHPKAIIYWVYNSVMVLPSKKYKTDYTENSYRAHMKLTIRNLQYGDFGNYRCISKNSLGETEGSIRVYEIPLPSTPSKQVTHTTVESRENNIIPPSRNDTTKSLQTDVGYAMKNDLYPGSASSSSSGGSSSAASSSSSTSMQTSALPGGVAGNSLSSVGSKGSLAIGKSTFYTERPPNEYASSVAGLLLHRALLFGSGIYLTLL